The genome window AGAACAAACGAATGCAGCATTTCAAGAATTACATATTCATTGCACAGAAATGGTGGAAACCGTAAATGCTGGAAAAGAGTTATCTGCTTTAGCGGAGGAGAGAGCAGAAAATGGGAAATTTCAAATAAGTAAACAGAATAGTAATATGAAGAAGGTTCATAAGGCAGTCAAAATAATTTCCAATGATATAAAAGAGTTATTAAAAATAACAAAGGAAGTTCAAGGCATTATTGATATTGTAACGAAAATAGCTGATCAAACTAATTTATTATCTTTAAACGCAGCAATTGAAGCAGCAAGGGCCGGCGAACATGGAAGAGGATTTGCAGTTGTAGCAGACGAAGTTAAAAAATTATCAGAAGTAACGAAAAAATCAGTCTCAAATGTAGCTCATTTAATTTTATCCACAGTGTCTAATGTGGAAAAGTTATCAGCTTCACTTGACATGATTAATGAATCTGTTCATGACGAACATCAAATTATGAAACAAACAGACATATGTTTTGAGCAAATTTTACAATCTATGAAAGAAACCCAAGAAAATAATGAACATTCACAAGAAGAGATTAATGTTTTTGCTAACGTTGTCAATGAATTAGGTAAAGCATTTGAAGAAGTTGCATTGTCGGCTGACCGACTTGCTAGTTTTGCTAATGAATTAAACAATGGATAAGGGGTCTTCTAAATGTGTAAAAAAATACCGAAGGAATTAACATACTATTTAAAATTAGGTGATGCTGTTGTAATCGTTGATGAAAATCAATTAATTATCGATGTTAATCAACAATACGAAACGATCACCGGCTATAAAAGAGAAGTTCTTATTGGACTACCAGTAGAGAGTTTAAAATCGAGTGTAACGCCGTTTGTTATGTATAAACCGTTAAAAAGTACATTAAAAAAAGGACAGCCATGGTCTGGGACAATGGTTCATGTCAACAAATCATTAGAGCTAAGATATTCATTTATAACGATTACGCCAATTGAAATAAAAGGAATTATTTATTATGTAGGAGTTATGCGCTTAGCAGAACAACTATTGATAGATGAAGTGAATCAGAAGAAAATAGAGCACAAGGAGCTATTTCAGTTGTTAGCTCTATCAAGTGAAATGCGCGATGTAAATATAGCAGAACATCTTTTGAATGTGCAAAATTTAGTAGAGGAATTGTTGCTAAGCCTCTTTGAAGATAGAACTTATAATTTATCGTTAGAGTATGTTAGTAAAATTATAGAATATAGTGTTTTACATGACATTGGAAAATCGGGAATACCAGAATCAATCCTGTATAAAACTGGACCACTAACAATCTATGAAAAAAAAATTATAAAGATGCATCCTCTTATGGGGATAGATGTATTGAACAAACTATCTAATGAAATGAATAATAAAATTTTTGATGACAAAAAAATAGCTGAAAATATTATTAAATATCATCATGAGAACTGGGATGGAACAGGATATCCAATGGGGTTAAAAGGAGAAGAAATTCCTTTTGAAGCGAGAGTAATATCTATAGTAGATGTTTACGACGCCTTAGTTAGTGATAGAGCTTATAAAAAAGCTTGGACAAAAGAAGAAGCTCTTTCTTATTTAAAAGAACAGAAGGCTATTAAGTTTGACCCTCATTTAGTAGAAGTGTTTATCGAAAAAGTTATTCAGAAAGATAGTATTTTTCTATAAGTCCAAATCTCGTAGAGGGGGAAACACAACTTTAAATTTCCATAAATATTCATTTTTGTTAAAAATTTATTAAAAAAATTTAGAAGCCATTTATATAAGTTGATCTTCGTTACGACTGGGCGACTCCTAGGGGATCAGCGATAGAGAAACGAAGGTTAAAACCATTACATCCTGTGAAAATGCCTTCGTGACCAACCGAGGGCACTGAAAAACTTACGTTTTCATAAAAGCGAACCTTTTTCAGATAAAAATAAGGCACTTCTTGTTCAATTTTGAACAGGAAGTGCCTTATTTCTGTCTCTATTCCTTATTCATTTTCGTTTAGTAGCTTTAATATCCGTTTCAAATTGATGGCGAATATCGTTGTAGCACCTTGAATTTCCATGCCAAATAGACCCGCAGTCGATGCCGTATCGTACCCGCGTCCGTTTTTTACGTGACTAAAATAATAGTGTGATACATTGCGTTGTTTGGAGAAGCATCGCTCGCCCGCGGAAAGCGAGCGGAATGCTTCGGAAAACAACAGTAGAGTCACAGTGCCAAATGAAAAAAGCGAGGCATTCAACGATTAAATCGTTGAATACCTCGCAATGTGAGAAGCTATGGACTTTTTCAGTGCCCTCTAATCAATGCACCTATTTTTTAGTGTACGGTTTCATTTATTTTTGATTTCAATGTTAACCTAATAAAATGTTTAATTTCTCTCTTTTTGTTTAAAGAAAGATGTTCATTTAACAATTTTACTACGTCTTGCTTAAAAAACTTTCGAATTTGAAGTTTACTGTATTTATTCATTACTGCAGGCTGATCAATTGCAACCTTTTTCACTTCCTCTGAAGTCAATAGTGCAACAAAGTTCTCGAAAGAAAGATATGGATTTAGTTTGGCTCTACGTTCAAAGCTAATTTTTACTTTTCCGTTAGAGACTTTTTCTATTAATATAATACCCCAATAATTTGGTATGATTTGTTCTGCATCTTGCAACAATTTTTTCCAGTAACAATATAATTCATCTCAAAGTTTAAATCATATTCTAGAATTTGTGTCTTTAAGCGTTTTAATGAGTCGTAATCGCTCTTTATTTCATATGCAATAACATGACCATTTACTGCTACTACATCCGCCCTAGCTTTTCCAGAGGGTACAGTGAATTCCTCATATATATAGCACTCTTTATAATCATTTAAACGATTTATAAGTGCATTTCGCATTTCCTTTTCATCAACTTTCATCATACAAAAACACTCCTTAGTAAGTATTTTAACTTTAGAGCTTGAAATTTTAAAGTAAAATAAAAATTGACTTTTATTGACCCCAATCTATACAACTGCCGCCAAGCTAAGCCCCAAACTCTCTCCGCTTAGCCCCAATACAATGTTATTATATGCAGTATCTTGCAATTTATCATAGATGAAAAATTGCTGTTAAAACGTTGATACATAAAGCTTCTTAGATTATTAATGCACCATCTTACGCCTTGGGAATAATAGAAATAGTATAGCATAATGTGGTTGGGGGAATCTTGCTATAGCAATGGGTTTCTTCCATATTTAGCCCAACTGCCTGTAAATGTCTTGCTGGATGCTTGTCACTCACATACTTTCATCACTGTTCTTTTCTATATATATAAAAGCAATGTCCTCAAAATGCATTCAAGGACATTGCCAAAATCGATTGTACAACCGATGAATTATTTATTGAAGCGTACAAGGCGCTCAATTGGAAGACGTGAAGAACCATAAGCTGGTCCAGCTGCCTCGCCAATCGCTAATAATAAAATAGGTACTTCGTTCGTTGGTAATTCCATATATTCAGCAAATTTTGATTTGTCGAAGCCGCCCATTGCGACTGTATCATAGCCCATTTCCTTCGCTAATAGCATAATTTGCATTGAAATTAAACCTGCGTCAAAGTGAACGATATTTAGTAGTGCCTCTTTTGGAAGCGCACCATACATTCCTAGAGAATCCTGGGCAAGCTTATTTGCAATTTCTTCAGGCATATAGCCTAGCTCAACATTTTCTGCATAAATTTCCTCTGAATTTAGATACATTTCTGTATCTCCAATGACAGCGATAATGGCAGATGCTGTTTCGATTTGTTCTTGATTAAATGAAAAAATATTAATGTTTTTTTGGATTTCTTTATCATCGATGACGATAAAGCGCCATGGTTGCATATTACTTGAAGATGGGGATGAAGTTGCATTTTGTAACAGTTGCATAATCGTTTCACGAGAAATCGTTGTGTTAGCATTGTATTTACGAACCGATTTACGCTCGTGCATAATTTGTTTTACTGGTGTAGTTGTTGTCATATTATTTCCCTCTTTTACTAAATATAAATTAAACTGCTTTAATTGTTACGTTGATATTGCCCATTGTCGCTTTTGAGTATGGACAAACGGTATGTGTAAACTCTAATAATTGTTGTGCTTCTTCAATTGATAAGCCTTCAATATGTCCTTCAATGTCAACAGCAAGCACGTAGTCAAATGCAGCTTGCTCCATTAGTTTAACCGTTGCTTTAATTGTTGATGCCCCTTGAATTTTCTTTTGACGTTTAATTAAATCTAAAGCGCTATTAAAGCAAGCGCTATAACCTGCTGCAAATAGTTGTTCGGGGTTTGTAACATCCTCTAATTTCGAGCCAGGTGGTGCAATATTTAATGATAACGATTGATCCTCTGCATACGATTTACCATTACGACCACCGTTATTAATCATTGTTGTTGTATATAATTCTTTCATAAGATTGGCCTCCTTTTCTGTGGCACTATCAAATTAAATTGTGTACAATTTAATTGCGCGTAATAGATTGTATACAATTTAATTGTGTTTGACAAGTAGAAACTTTATTTTTAATATAATTAGTATCAAAAGTACTTAAAGAGGGGATTCCTATGCCGAATCATTTAGATAATCAACTATGCTTTCTTTTGTATGCGACTTCAAAGGAAATCATTCGACAATATACGATGCTATTAAAGCCATACGATTTAACTTATACAGGTTATATTGCCATACTAGCCATAGAGGACGATGAGCAAATTACGGTGAAGGAATTGGGGCAACGTTTATTTTTAGACTCTGGTA of Lysinibacillus agricola contains these proteins:
- a CDS encoding methyl-accepting chemotaxis protein, with the protein product MNSTENLAAISEQTNAAFQELHIHCTEMVETVNAGKELSALAEERAENGKFQISKQNSNMKKVHKAVKIISNDIKELLKITKEVQGIIDIVTKIADQTNLLSLNAAIEAARAGEHGRGFAVVADEVKKLSEVTKKSVSNVAHLILSTVSNVEKLSASLDMINESVHDEHQIMKQTDICFEQILQSMKETQENNEHSQEEINVFANVVNELGKAFEEVALSADRLASFANELNNG
- a CDS encoding HD domain-containing phosphohydrolase; the protein is MCKKIPKELTYYLKLGDAVVIVDENQLIIDVNQQYETITGYKREVLIGLPVESLKSSVTPFVMYKPLKSTLKKGQPWSGTMVHVNKSLELRYSFITITPIEIKGIIYYVGVMRLAEQLLIDEVNQKKIEHKELFQLLALSSEMRDVNIAEHLLNVQNLVEELLLSLFEDRTYNLSLEYVSKIIEYSVLHDIGKSGIPESILYKTGPLTIYEKKIIKMHPLMGIDVLNKLSNEMNNKIFDDKKIAENIIKYHHENWDGTGYPMGLKGEEIPFEARVISIVDVYDALVSDRAYKKAWTKEEALSYLKEQKAIKFDPHLVEVFIEKVIQKDSIFL
- a CDS encoding sce7726 family protein, whose amino-acid sequence is MMKVDEKEMRNALINRLNDYKECYIYEEFTVPSGKARADVVAVNGHVIAYEIKSDYDSLKRLKTQILEYDLNFEMNYIVTGKNCCKMQNKSYQIIGVLY
- a CDS encoding nitroreductase family protein, with translation MTTTTPVKQIMHERKSVRKYNANTTISRETIMQLLQNATSSPSSSNMQPWRFIVIDDKEIQKNINIFSFNQEQIETASAIIAVIGDTEMYLNSEEIYAENVELGYMPEEIANKLAQDSLGMYGALPKEALLNIVHFDAGLISMQIMLLAKEMGYDTVAMGGFDKSKFAEYMELPTNEVPILLLAIGEAAGPAYGSSRLPIERLVRFNK
- a CDS encoding Ohr family peroxiredoxin is translated as MKELYTTTMINNGGRNGKSYAEDQSLSLNIAPPGSKLEDVTNPEQLFAAGYSACFNSALDLIKRQKKIQGASTIKATVKLMEQAAFDYVLAVDIEGHIEGLSIEEAQQLLEFTHTVCPYSKATMGNINVTIKAV